The following coding sequences are from one Microbulbifer sp. TB1203 window:
- the purF gene encoding amidophosphoribosyltransferase, with product MCGIVGIVGKSDVNLQLYDALTLLQHRGQDAAGIVTCDGDRLCQQKANGLVRDVFRARHMQRLTGNFGIGHVRYPTAGSSGPALAQPFYVNSPYGIAMGHNGNLTNMREVVEEIFQQDLRHINTDSDSEVLLNVFAHELHKLGKLQPDAGDIFTAMKAVHKRVRGGYACVALIVGYGIVAFRDPHGIRPLVYGKRETDKGTEYMVASESVALDVLGYTLVRDVAPGEAIYIELDGTVHAEQCAENPSLNPCIFEHVYFARPDSIMDGVSVHKARLRQGEHLAEKILRERPDHDIDVVIPIPDSARIAGQTVAHNLGVKFREGMVKNRYIGRTFIMPGQKQRKKSVRQKLNPIALEFRGKNVLLVDDSIVRGTTCKQIIQMAREAGAAKVYFATAAPAVKYPNVYGIDMPSASELVAHDRTTEEICKEIGADWLIYQDLEDLVVSSAEGNSEIEQFDCSVFDGNYITGDVDEEYLEQLHAERNDAAKNNKGSHSAL from the coding sequence ATGTGTGGTATTGTCGGTATTGTCGGTAAGAGTGACGTCAATCTGCAGCTGTACGACGCGCTCACCCTGCTGCAACACCGCGGACAGGACGCCGCCGGCATCGTCACCTGCGATGGTGACCGACTCTGCCAGCAGAAAGCCAACGGCCTGGTGCGCGACGTGTTCCGCGCGCGGCATATGCAGAGGCTCACTGGCAACTTCGGCATCGGCCATGTGCGATATCCCACCGCCGGCAGTTCCGGCCCCGCCCTTGCCCAGCCCTTCTACGTCAACTCCCCCTACGGCATCGCCATGGGTCACAACGGCAACCTCACCAACATGCGCGAAGTGGTGGAAGAAATCTTCCAGCAGGACCTGCGCCATATCAACACCGATTCCGATTCCGAAGTGCTGCTGAATGTGTTCGCCCACGAACTGCACAAGCTGGGCAAACTGCAGCCTGATGCGGGAGATATCTTTACCGCGATGAAAGCGGTACACAAACGGGTGCGCGGCGGCTACGCCTGCGTAGCGCTGATCGTCGGCTACGGCATCGTCGCCTTCCGCGATCCCCACGGCATACGCCCGCTGGTGTACGGCAAGCGCGAGACCGACAAGGGCACCGAGTATATGGTGGCCTCGGAATCCGTGGCCCTGGACGTGCTGGGCTACACCCTGGTGCGCGACGTGGCGCCGGGCGAGGCCATCTATATCGAACTGGACGGTACGGTGCACGCAGAGCAGTGTGCGGAAAATCCCTCCCTCAACCCATGTATTTTCGAACACGTGTACTTCGCACGGCCGGACTCCATTATGGACGGCGTGTCGGTGCACAAGGCGCGCCTGCGCCAGGGCGAACACCTGGCGGAAAAGATCCTGCGCGAGCGCCCGGATCACGATATCGACGTGGTGATTCCCATCCCCGACTCCGCGCGCATCGCCGGGCAGACGGTGGCCCACAACCTCGGGGTGAAATTCCGCGAGGGCATGGTGAAGAATCGCTATATCGGCCGCACCTTTATCATGCCGGGGCAGAAACAGCGCAAGAAGTCCGTGCGTCAGAAACTGAATCCCATCGCGCTGGAATTCCGCGGCAAGAACGTGCTGCTGGTGGACGATTCCATCGTGCGCGGCACCACCTGTAAACAGATTATCCAGATGGCGCGGGAGGCGGGCGCCGCCAAGGTGTATTTCGCCACCGCGGCGCCGGCGGTGAAATATCCCAACGTCTACGGCATCGACATGCCCTCCGCCAGCGAACTGGTGGCCCATGATCGCACCACCGAGGAAATCTGTAAGGAGATCGGTGCCGACTGGCTGATCTACCAGGACCTGGAAGACCTGGTGGTCAGCTCCGCCGAAGGCAACAGCGAGATCGAGCAGTTCGACTGCTCGGTATTCGACGGCAACTACATCACCGGCGACGTGGACGAAGAGTACCTGGAGCAACTGCACGCCGAGCGCAACGACGCGGCGAAAAACAACAAGGGCAGCCACAGCGCGCTGTAG
- a CDS encoding AAA family ATPase, whose product MQKLISHIVADIGRVLLGKEHQVKLALACLLSRGHLLIEDLPGMGKTTLAHALAQVLGLSYKRVQFTSDMLPADILGVSIFERDSGQFRFHEGPVFSQLLLADEINRSSPKTQSALLEAMEERQVSVDGETRPLPEPFFVIATQNPLHQSGTFALPESQLDRFLMRIGLGYPTREAERALFNGVDPRAQLRQLQPRIDGATLQKMQRLVGQVKASESLLDYVERLVQHTRQSPECAVGLSPRGALALLHAARAWALIHGRGHLLPEDVQAVLPAVAGHRLHSESGDSTHLVERLMHQVDIIAA is encoded by the coding sequence GTGCAAAAACTGATTTCCCATATCGTCGCCGATATCGGCAGGGTGCTGCTGGGCAAGGAGCACCAGGTCAAGCTGGCGCTCGCCTGCCTGTTGTCCCGCGGACACCTGCTGATCGAGGACCTGCCCGGCATGGGCAAGACCACTTTGGCCCACGCCCTGGCGCAGGTATTGGGGCTGTCCTACAAGCGGGTGCAGTTCACCAGCGACATGCTCCCGGCGGATATTCTCGGCGTGTCCATCTTCGAGCGGGACTCCGGCCAGTTCCGCTTCCACGAGGGCCCGGTGTTCAGCCAACTGCTGCTGGCGGACGAGATCAACCGCTCGTCCCCCAAGACCCAGAGCGCGCTGCTGGAAGCCATGGAAGAGCGCCAGGTGAGCGTCGACGGCGAGACGCGCCCGCTGCCGGAACCCTTCTTCGTGATCGCGACGCAAAACCCGCTGCACCAGTCGGGCACCTTCGCGCTGCCGGAATCCCAACTGGACCGCTTCCTGATGCGCATCGGCCTGGGCTACCCCACCCGCGAGGCGGAGCGGGCGCTGTTCAACGGTGTCGACCCGCGGGCGCAGTTGCGCCAACTGCAACCGCGGATCGACGGCGCCACGCTGCAGAAAATGCAGCGCCTAGTGGGCCAGGTGAAGGCCTCCGAAAGCCTGCTGGACTATGTCGAACGCCTGGTGCAGCACACCCGCCAGAGCCCCGAATGCGCCGTCGGCCTGTCCCCCCGCGGCGCCCTGGCGCTGTTGCATGCGGCCCGCGCCTGGGCGCTGATCCACGGCCGCGGCCACCTGCTGCCGGAGGACGTGCAGGCGGTGCTGCCGGCGGTGGCCGGGCACCGGCTGCACAGTGAGAGCGGCGATAGTACTCATCTGGTGGAGCGCCTGATGCACCAGGTCGATATCATCGCGGCCTGA
- a CDS encoding O-succinylhomoserine sulfhydrylase, with protein MFEDEGYSLDTLAVRAGQSRSPEGEHSEALYLTSSYVFPSAAEAAARFTGESTGNVYSRYTNPTVRMFEQRIAALEGGEAAVATSSGMAAILSLCMALLKSGDKVICSRSVFGTTTALFTRYMEKFGVRVAFVDLTDMHSWQGALDGDTKLLFMETPSNPLCEVADIRQLADLAHSAGALLVVDNCFCTPALQRPLELGADIVVHSATKYLDGQGRCVGGVAVGSKEIMDELVIFLRTAGPSMSPFNAWVFLKGLETLNLRMQAHCRNALALAWWLDEQAAVEKVNYAGLPKHPGHLLAAKQQSAFGGVFSFTVRGGREEAWKVIDNCRIFSCTANLGDAKSTIVHPATTTHGRLSEEDKARAGITENLIRVSVGLEDIGDLQRDLKRGLAQL; from the coding sequence ATGTTCGAAGACGAAGGCTATTCACTGGATACCCTGGCAGTGCGCGCCGGGCAGAGCCGCTCTCCCGAGGGCGAGCACTCCGAGGCCCTCTACCTCACCTCCAGTTACGTATTCCCCTCCGCCGCAGAAGCCGCGGCGCGTTTTACCGGTGAGTCCACCGGCAACGTCTATTCCCGCTACACCAATCCCACGGTGCGCATGTTCGAACAGCGTATCGCCGCGCTCGAAGGCGGCGAGGCGGCGGTGGCCACCTCCAGCGGCATGGCCGCAATCCTCAGCCTGTGCATGGCGCTGCTCAAATCCGGCGACAAGGTGATCTGTTCGCGCAGTGTCTTCGGCACCACCACCGCGCTGTTCACCCGCTATATGGAAAAGTTCGGCGTGCGCGTGGCCTTCGTGGACCTCACCGACATGCATTCCTGGCAGGGCGCCCTCGATGGCGACACCAAGCTGTTGTTTATGGAGACGCCCTCCAACCCGCTGTGCGAAGTGGCGGATATCCGCCAGCTGGCGGATCTGGCTCACAGCGCCGGCGCGCTGCTGGTGGTGGACAACTGCTTCTGCACGCCGGCATTGCAGCGCCCGCTGGAACTGGGCGCGGATATCGTGGTGCATTCCGCCACCAAATACCTGGACGGCCAGGGACGCTGCGTAGGCGGCGTAGCCGTGGGCAGCAAAGAAATCATGGACGAACTGGTGATCTTCCTGCGCACCGCCGGCCCCAGCATGAGCCCCTTCAACGCCTGGGTGTTCCTCAAAGGCCTGGAAACCCTGAACCTGCGCATGCAGGCCCACTGCCGCAACGCGCTGGCGCTGGCCTGGTGGTTGGACGAGCAGGCCGCGGTGGAAAAGGTGAACTACGCCGGCCTGCCCAAGCATCCAGGCCACCTCCTGGCGGCCAAGCAGCAGTCCGCATTCGGCGGTGTGTTCAGCTTCACCGTACGCGGCGGCCGCGAGGAGGCGTGGAAAGTGATCGACAACTGCAGGATCTTCTCCTGCACCGCGAACCTGGGTGACGCCAAAAGCACCATCGTACACCCTGCCACCACCACCCACGGCCGCCTCAGCGAGGAGGATAAAGCTCGCGCCGGTATCACCGAAAACCTGATCCGCGTCTCCGTGGGCCTGGAAGATATAGGGGATCTGCAGCGGGACCTGAAGCGGGGGCTGGCGCAGCTGTAA